In Carettochelys insculpta isolate YL-2023 chromosome 21, ASM3395843v1, whole genome shotgun sequence, a single genomic region encodes these proteins:
- the SLC25A25 gene encoding mitochondrial adenyl nucleotide antiporter SLC25A25 isoform X2 gives MLCLCLYVPVFGESQTEFEYFESKGLPAQLKSIFHLSLFLPSQEFSTYRQWKQKIVKAGDKDLDGQLDFEEFVHYLQDHEKKLRLVFKSLDKKNDGRIDAQEIMQSLRDLGVKISEQQAEKILKSMDKNGTMTIDWNEWRDYHLLHPVENIPEIILYWKHSTIFDVGENLTVPDEFTVEERQTGMWWRHLVAGGGAGAVSRTCTAPLDRLKVLMQVHASRSNNMCIVGGFTHMIQEGGPKSLWRGNGINVLKIAPESAIKFMAYEQIKRFIGTDQEMLGIRERLVAGSLAGVIAQSSIYPMEVLKTRMALRKTGQYSGMLDCAKNIFAKEGLAAFYKGYIPNMLGIIPYAGIDLAVYETLKNTWLQRYAVNSADPGVFVLLACGTISSTCGQLASYPLALVRTRMQAQASVEGAPEVTMSGLFKHILKTEGAIGLYRGLAPNFMKVIPAVSISYVVYENLKMTLGVQSR, from the exons ATGCTCTGCCTGTGTCTCTATGTGCCAGTGTTTGGGGAGTCCCAGACGGAGTTTGAATATTTTGAGTCAAAGGGACTTCCTGCCCAGCTCAAATCTATCTTCCACCTGagcctcttccttccttcccaggaATTCTCTACCTACCGCCAGTGGAAACAG AAAATTGTGAAAGCTGGAGACAAGGACCTGGATGGGCAGCTGGACTTTGAGGAGTTTGTTCACTATCTCCAAGATCATGAGAAGAAACTGAGGCTGGTCTTCAAGAGCTTGGATAAAAAGAATGATG GCCGTATTGATGCCCAGGAGATCATGCAATCCCTCCGGGACCTGGGAGTCAAGATCTCTGAACAGCAGGCTGAGAAAATCCTCAAGAG CATGGATAAAAATGGAACGATGACAATTGACTGGAATGAGTGGCGAGACTATCACCTGCTGCATCCTGTGGAGAACATTCCGGAGATCATCCTGTACTGGAAGCACTCCACG ATCTTTGATGTGGGAGAGAATCTGACAGTCCCAGATGAGTTCACAGTGGAAGAGAGGCAGACGGGGATGTGGTGGAGACATCTGGTTGCAGGTGGAGGTGCAGGTGCAGTGTCCAGAACCTGCACAGCTCCATTGGACCGGCTGAAAGTGCTCATGCAG GTCCATGCTTCCCGCAGTAACAATATGTGCATCGTTGGTGGCTTTACCCATATGATCCAAGAGGGTGGGCCCAAGTCGCTGTGGCGGGGGAATGGCATCAATGTCCTGAAGATTGCGCCGGAGTCTGCCATCAAGTTCATGGCTTATGAACAG ATCAAGCGGTTCATTGGCACTGACCAGGAAATGCTGGGAATTCGCGAGCGGCTGGTGGCTGGTTCTCTGGCAGGGGTCATTGCCCAAAGCAGCATCTACCCAATGgag GTTCTGAAGACCCGAATGGCGCTGCGGAAGACAGGGCAGTATTCAGGCATGCTGGACTGCGCTAAGAACATCTTCGCCAAGGAAGGCCTGGCTGCCTTCTACAAAGGCTACATCCCCAACATGCTAGGAATCATTCCATATGCTGGGATTGACCTAGCAGTGTATGAG ACGTTAAAAAATACCTGGTTACAACGTTATGCGGTGAACAGTGCTGACCCCGGCGTGTTTGTTCTCCTGGCTTGCGGCACCATCTCCAGCAcctgtgggcagctggccagttATCCCCTGGCTCTTGTGAGAACACGCATGCAGGCTCAAG CTTCGGTGGAGGGAGCTCCAGAGGTGACAATGAGCGGACTCTTCAAACATATTCTAAAGACAGAAGGAGCAATTGGCCTCTATCGGGGTCTGGCCCCCAACTTCATGAAGGTGATCCCAGCCGTAAGCATCAGCTACGTGGTTTATGAGAACTTGAAGATGACCCTGGGAGTGCAGTCACGGTGA
- the NAIF1 gene encoding nuclear apoptosis-inducing factor 1, translated as MTGRNSTQCGMAAASDGSTACDRQYVRPGTGTLLRGGGSYSRQAALLTSRTIALTANAPPAKKRKTNFSEREVEIIVEELERGKHLLINHFNAGVPLATKAAAWHNILRRVNAVATCQRELPEVKKKWSDLKTEVRRKVAQVRAAMEGGGIGQDGAGEGQDGEDPTGAAATPVILTPMQQRICNLLGEATIISLPTGDCTAGDGAEIPIAASTTTVTLTQIPAETTYHSLEDGVVEYCTTEAPTTVTAEAPLEMMAHQAEASVKPQELKSRIALNSAKLLQEQRVTNLHVKEIAQHLEQQNDLLQMIRRSQEVQACAQERQAQAMEGTQAALSALIQILRPMIKDFRRFLQSNTPSASVTGDPSHAAQNGQQDGIIQ; from the exons ATGACGGGCAGGAACAGCACCCAATGCGGTATGGCGGCGGCGTCTGACGGCAGTACAGCTTGTGACAGGCAGTATGTCCGTCCGGGGACTGGAACGTTGCTGAGAGGAGGCGGTTCCTACTCCAgacaagcagcacttttgacCAGTCGAACTATAGCGCTGACGGCAAACG ccccaccagcgaAGAAGCGTAAGACGAACTTCTCGGAGCGGGAGGTGGAGATCATCGTGGAGGAGCTGGAGCGGGGCAAGCACCTCCTCATCAACCACTTCAACGCTGGGGTCCCACTGGCCACCAAGGCTGCCGCCTGGCACAACATCCTGCGCCGTGTCAACGCCGTAGCCACCTGCCAACGTGAGCTGCCGGAAGTCAAGAAGAAGTGGTCAGACCTCAAGACTGAGGTACGGCGCAAGGTGGCCCAGGTCCGGGCCGCTATGGAAGGAGGTGGCATAGGGCAAGATGGAGCCGGCGAGGGTCAGGACGGCGAGGATCCTACAGgtgctgcagccacccctgtCATACTCACCCCCATGCAGCAGCGCATCTGCAACCTGTTGGGAGAAGCCACCATCATCAGTCTGCCTACCGGGGACTGCACTGCTGGGGATGGTGCCGAGATACCCATTGCAGCCTCCACCACCACTGTCACCCTGACCCAGA TTCCTGCAGAGACAACTTATCATAGTCTGGAGGATGGTGTGGTAGAATACTGCACAACAGAGGCACCCACAACTGTTACTGCTGAAGCACCCTTGGAGATGATGGCACATCAAGCTGAAGCATCTGTGAAACCCCAGGAGCTAAAGAGCCGAATTGCCCTAAATTCAGCCAAGCTCCTGCAGGAGCAGCGAGTGACCAACCTGCATGTGAAGGAAATTGCCCAGCATTTGGAACAGCAAAATGACCTGCTGCAGATGATCCGTCGCTCTCAGGAAGTGCAGGCATGCGCACAAGAGCGTCAGGCACAGGCTATGGAAGGGACCCAGGCTGCTCTAAGTGCCCTTATCCAGATCTTACGCCCCATGATCAAGGACTTCCGTCGATTTCTGCAAAGTAATACGCCTAGTGCTTCAGTAACTGGTGACCCCAGCCATGCAGCCCAGAATGGGCAACAAGATGGCATCATCCAATGA
- the SLC25A25 gene encoding mitochondrial adenyl nucleotide antiporter SLC25A25 isoform X1 produces MPSPRRSLASPVVSGVLCPCGSPRPAATSPSPEAGAASPSGRSLGGGPEHLRLRTLFQKLDVNRDGALCVHDLAVGLGQLGLHRTERDLWKIVKAGDKDLDGQLDFEEFVHYLQDHEKKLRLVFKSLDKKNDGRIDAQEIMQSLRDLGVKISEQQAEKILKSMDKNGTMTIDWNEWRDYHLLHPVENIPEIILYWKHSTIFDVGENLTVPDEFTVEERQTGMWWRHLVAGGGAGAVSRTCTAPLDRLKVLMQVHASRSNNMCIVGGFTHMIQEGGPKSLWRGNGINVLKIAPESAIKFMAYEQIKRFIGTDQEMLGIRERLVAGSLAGVIAQSSIYPMEVLKTRMALRKTGQYSGMLDCAKNIFAKEGLAAFYKGYIPNMLGIIPYAGIDLAVYETLKNTWLQRYAVNSADPGVFVLLACGTISSTCGQLASYPLALVRTRMQAQASVEGAPEVTMSGLFKHILKTEGAIGLYRGLAPNFMKVIPAVSISYVVYENLKMTLGVQSR; encoded by the exons ATGCCGAGTCCGCGCCGCTCTCTGGCTTCGCCGGTGGTGAGCGGCGTCTTGTGCCCGTGTGGCTCCCCCCGGCCAGCAGCCACCTCCCCGTCACCTGAGGCGGGCGCCGCGAGCCCGAGTGGCCGGTCCCTGGGCGGAGGACCCGAGCACCTGCGCCTTCGCACCCTATTCCAGAAGCTCGACGTGAACCGGGACGGCGCGCTCTGTGTGCACGACCTagccgtggggctggggcagctggggctgcaccgcACCGAGCGCGATCTGTGG AAAATTGTGAAAGCTGGAGACAAGGACCTGGATGGGCAGCTGGACTTTGAGGAGTTTGTTCACTATCTCCAAGATCATGAGAAGAAACTGAGGCTGGTCTTCAAGAGCTTGGATAAAAAGAATGATG GCCGTATTGATGCCCAGGAGATCATGCAATCCCTCCGGGACCTGGGAGTCAAGATCTCTGAACAGCAGGCTGAGAAAATCCTCAAGAG CATGGATAAAAATGGAACGATGACAATTGACTGGAATGAGTGGCGAGACTATCACCTGCTGCATCCTGTGGAGAACATTCCGGAGATCATCCTGTACTGGAAGCACTCCACG ATCTTTGATGTGGGAGAGAATCTGACAGTCCCAGATGAGTTCACAGTGGAAGAGAGGCAGACGGGGATGTGGTGGAGACATCTGGTTGCAGGTGGAGGTGCAGGTGCAGTGTCCAGAACCTGCACAGCTCCATTGGACCGGCTGAAAGTGCTCATGCAG GTCCATGCTTCCCGCAGTAACAATATGTGCATCGTTGGTGGCTTTACCCATATGATCCAAGAGGGTGGGCCCAAGTCGCTGTGGCGGGGGAATGGCATCAATGTCCTGAAGATTGCGCCGGAGTCTGCCATCAAGTTCATGGCTTATGAACAG ATCAAGCGGTTCATTGGCACTGACCAGGAAATGCTGGGAATTCGCGAGCGGCTGGTGGCTGGTTCTCTGGCAGGGGTCATTGCCCAAAGCAGCATCTACCCAATGgag GTTCTGAAGACCCGAATGGCGCTGCGGAAGACAGGGCAGTATTCAGGCATGCTGGACTGCGCTAAGAACATCTTCGCCAAGGAAGGCCTGGCTGCCTTCTACAAAGGCTACATCCCCAACATGCTAGGAATCATTCCATATGCTGGGATTGACCTAGCAGTGTATGAG ACGTTAAAAAATACCTGGTTACAACGTTATGCGGTGAACAGTGCTGACCCCGGCGTGTTTGTTCTCCTGGCTTGCGGCACCATCTCCAGCAcctgtgggcagctggccagttATCCCCTGGCTCTTGTGAGAACACGCATGCAGGCTCAAG CTTCGGTGGAGGGAGCTCCAGAGGTGACAATGAGCGGACTCTTCAAACATATTCTAAAGACAGAAGGAGCAATTGGCCTCTATCGGGGTCTGGCCCCCAACTTCATGAAGGTGATCCCAGCCGTAAGCATCAGCTACGTGGTTTATGAGAACTTGAAGATGACCCTGGGAGTGCAGTCACGGTGA